The following are encoded together in the Marinifilum sp. JC120 genome:
- a CDS encoding phosphoribosylformylglycinamidine synthase subunit PurQ, giving the protein MARVKVLVITGYGTNCEHESAHAAKKAGADEVDVTYFSDLAAGKKTLEGYNYLIFPGGFLDGDDLGAAQAAALRWKHAHTTDGTPLVDQIKKFFEDGGVILGICNGFQLLVKLGLLPAVGGEYFTRQVSLSYNDSAKYEDRWVHLKANPDSPCVFTKDIDTLNVPVRHGEGKIIPADDAMLEKIVENNLHAVQYIDPESGDVTQEYPANPNGSPLGIAGLTDPTGRILGLMPHPEAFNHPTNHPKWTRGDIPTLGLALLEGGVKYIKSL; this is encoded by the coding sequence ATGGCCCGCGTTAAAGTTTTGGTCATCACCGGTTACGGAACCAACTGTGAACACGAGTCTGCTCATGCCGCTAAAAAAGCGGGTGCAGACGAAGTTGACGTCACTTATTTTTCCGATCTCGCCGCAGGTAAAAAAACTCTTGAAGGTTATAATTACCTGATTTTCCCCGGCGGCTTTCTCGATGGCGATGACCTCGGAGCAGCACAGGCTGCCGCGCTCCGCTGGAAACACGCCCACACCACAGACGGAACCCCGCTTGTGGATCAGATCAAAAAATTCTTTGAAGACGGCGGCGTAATCCTCGGAATCTGTAACGGATTCCAGTTGCTGGTCAAACTCGGCCTGCTGCCCGCAGTGGGCGGTGAGTACTTCACCCGTCAGGTTTCGCTCAGCTACAACGATTCGGCAAAATACGAGGATCGCTGGGTACACCTCAAGGCCAACCCCGATTCCCCTTGCGTTTTCACCAAGGATATCGACACCCTGAACGTACCAGTACGTCATGGTGAAGGTAAAATCATCCCCGCCGATGATGCCATGCTGGAAAAAATCGTGGAGAACAACCTTCACGCAGTGCAGTACATTGATCCCGAATCCGGCGATGTAACACAGGAATACCCTGCCAACCCCAACGGTTCTCCGCTTGGTATTGCAGGATTGACCGATCCCACTGGCCGCATTCTCGGGCTCATGCCCCACCCCGAAGCATTCAACCACCCCACCAACCACCCCAAGTGGACTCGTGGCGACATACCTACCCTCGGGCTGGCGTTGCTCGAAGGTGGCGTGAAGTATATTAAATCTTTGTAA
- a CDS encoding iron-containing alcohol dehydrogenase: MLNFTFYNPTKIVFGENQLQELDNLVPKNATVLITYGGGSAKKTGLLDRINAELAKSGRKVLEFGGIPANPRFEVLMDAIKIVRDENIDFILAVGGGSVIDGTKFIALTSPAKEYEGRERELMHFGFTPVPVDSAIPFGTVLTLPATGSEMNNGAVISDGEDKLPVFSTHTFPQFSILDPKITFTLPKTQVTNGVVDTFIHTIEQYLTYPAEGRFQDRTAEGILQTLIEIGETTVNDPDNYDARANLVWCSTMALNGLIGAGVPQDWATHMIGHELTALTGLDHAKTLAVIQLANWKVRRAEKREKLIQYAKRVWDIREGDDEARIDQAIAKTEAFFNSIGMATKLSAYEIGPEIVDKVVANLEKHGMTQLSERGDVTLDVSRKMLEAAL, encoded by the coding sequence ATGCTTAATTTTACTTTCTACAATCCGACAAAAATTGTTTTTGGCGAGAATCAGCTTCAGGAATTGGATAATCTTGTCCCTAAAAATGCCACGGTCCTTATCACCTACGGTGGCGGCAGTGCCAAGAAAACCGGACTACTTGACCGCATCAATGCCGAGCTGGCCAAAAGCGGACGCAAGGTGCTTGAATTCGGCGGAATCCCGGCAAACCCGAGATTTGAAGTACTCATGGATGCCATTAAAATTGTTCGCGACGAAAATATTGATTTCATCCTTGCTGTTGGCGGCGGGTCCGTTATTGACGGCACCAAATTCATAGCACTGACTTCTCCGGCAAAAGAATATGAGGGCCGTGAACGGGAATTGATGCATTTCGGCTTCACTCCCGTTCCTGTTGATTCCGCTATTCCCTTCGGAACCGTGCTGACCCTTCCGGCAACCGGATCTGAGATGAACAACGGCGCGGTAATCAGTGACGGTGAAGACAAACTTCCGGTTTTCTCCACCCACACATTCCCGCAATTCTCCATTCTCGATCCAAAGATCACTTTCACATTGCCCAAAACTCAGGTGACAAACGGCGTTGTTGATACTTTTATCCATACTATCGAGCAGTATCTGACCTACCCAGCAGAAGGCCGCTTTCAGGACCGTACCGCTGAAGGAATTTTACAGACTCTTATCGAAATCGGAGAAACAACCGTTAATGATCCTGATAACTACGATGCCCGAGCCAACCTTGTCTGGTGCTCAACCATGGCCCTCAATGGCCTAATAGGCGCAGGAGTCCCGCAGGACTGGGCAACCCACATGATAGGTCATGAACTGACCGCCCTCACAGGTCTTGATCACGCTAAGACACTGGCAGTCATCCAGCTTGCCAACTGGAAAGTCCGCCGTGCGGAAAAACGAGAAAAACTCATCCAGTACGCCAAGCGGGTCTGGGATATCCGTGAAGGTGATGATGAAGCGCGCATTGATCAGGCCATCGCCAAAACTGAAGCATTCTTCAACAGCATCGGCATGGCAACCAAGCTTTCAGCCTACGAAATCGGTCCCGAGATCGTCGACAAAGTCGTTGCCAACCTCGAAAAACACGGCATGACCCAGCTTTCCGAACGCGGAGACGTAACCTTGGACGTATCAAGGAAAATGCTCGAAGCAGCACTCTAA
- a CDS encoding PAS domain-containing protein, whose translation MNSKKPTYKELEQRIVELESREQIRACQDTAHALLDATTESVFLLDQQGVFITANKVTADRLGTTVEKLIGKSFTELLPPEQAESRMKILTEVVKNKKPVQLQDKREGRIIDCSVVPILNKQGEVYRIAIFGRDVTREKAYENELLQNKHYMDVLFNSTLNGVIVVDAENHKIVDANNTALKMIGRDKKSVVGRECHNFVCPAEKGKCPIADLGQKVDMSERTLITANSGEQPILKTVKTLKIGEKPYYIESFIDITDLKEAEQAREKLIEELSDALEKVKTLSGLMPICAKCKKIRDDKGYWNNLESYIEKYSEASFSHGLCPECSDEMYGDQQWYIKGRKKRKREDKP comes from the coding sequence GTGAATTCCAAAAAGCCTACATACAAAGAACTTGAACAGCGAATAGTTGAACTTGAAAGTCGCGAACAAATAAGAGCCTGTCAGGACACGGCTCATGCCCTTTTGGATGCGACTACCGAATCTGTCTTCCTTCTTGATCAGCAAGGCGTTTTCATCACAGCCAATAAAGTTACAGCCGATCGGCTGGGAACAACTGTTGAAAAGCTAATCGGTAAATCTTTCACAGAACTCCTTCCCCCGGAACAGGCTGAATCAAGAATGAAAATTCTTACAGAAGTAGTCAAAAATAAAAAACCGGTCCAACTTCAGGATAAGAGAGAAGGCCGTATAATAGACTGTAGCGTGGTTCCTATCCTTAACAAGCAAGGAGAAGTCTATAGAATTGCAATTTTTGGACGGGATGTAACCCGTGAAAAAGCCTATGAAAACGAATTGCTACAAAATAAACACTACATGGATGTGCTTTTTAACTCCACTCTAAACGGAGTTATTGTTGTTGATGCCGAGAACCATAAAATAGTCGATGCCAACAACACTGCCCTTAAAATGATTGGTCGCGATAAAAAAAGTGTAGTCGGCAGGGAATGCCACAATTTTGTCTGCCCGGCGGAAAAAGGGAAATGCCCCATTGCTGATCTTGGCCAAAAAGTAGATATGTCTGAACGGACCTTGATCACAGCCAACTCAGGCGAACAGCCTATACTCAAGACAGTTAAAACTTTAAAAATTGGCGAAAAGCCCTATTACATTGAAAGCTTCATCGACATCACCGACCTGAAAGAAGCCGAACAGGCAAGAGAAAAACTCATTGAGGAACTGTCCGATGCACTTGAAAAGGTGAAAACCCTCAGCGGACTTATGCCCATCTGCGCAAAATGTAAGAAGATCCGCGACGACAAAGGCTATTGGAACAACCTTGAGTCATACATAGAAAAATACTCCGAAGCATCATTCAGCCACGGACTCTGCCCCGAATGCTCAGATGAAATGTATGGAGATCAGCAATGGTATATAAAAGGCCGAAAAAAGAGAAAAAGAGAAGACAAACCCTAA
- a CDS encoding HAD family hydrolase: MFHGKVKAVGFDADDTLWINEPFFARVKAEVAEMMAGYVPASEYIEILEKTQGRNTAVFGYGVKCFVISLIEAANAVAYDQIKSSEIERIIELGRAMLTNPVEPIKGIEAVLRSLTGNYELLMITKGDVTEQQRKVQLSGMTEYFNQIEILPEKDEAAYERILHKHGIRHDEFLMVGNSVKSDILPVLSIGGSAVHIPFHTTWVHEVVCQDDLCGREYVELSRASELLPLLMSP, from the coding sequence ATGTTTCATGGAAAAGTGAAGGCTGTGGGCTTCGATGCTGATGATACCCTTTGGATCAATGAGCCTTTTTTTGCCCGGGTCAAAGCTGAAGTTGCGGAAATGATGGCCGGGTATGTCCCTGCTTCAGAATATATTGAAATTTTAGAAAAGACACAGGGGCGTAATACAGCTGTTTTTGGCTATGGTGTTAAATGTTTTGTCATTTCATTGATAGAGGCAGCTAATGCTGTGGCATATGATCAAATTAAAAGTTCCGAGATTGAGCGGATTATTGAGTTAGGCAGGGCAATGCTAACAAATCCCGTTGAGCCGATCAAAGGGATTGAAGCGGTGTTGCGTTCTTTAACCGGAAATTATGAGTTGCTCATGATCACCAAGGGCGACGTTACTGAACAGCAGCGCAAAGTTCAGCTGTCCGGCATGACCGAATACTTTAATCAAATTGAGATTCTGCCCGAAAAAGACGAAGCAGCATATGAACGAATTCTCCATAAGCATGGTATCCGGCATGATGAATTTCTCATGGTCGGCAATTCCGTAAAATCAGATATTCTTCCTGTGCTGAGCATCGGGGGGAGTGCCGTGCATATCCCGTTTCATACCACCTGGGTGCATGAGGTTGTTTGTCAGGATGATCTTTGCGGTAGGGAATACGTGGAACTCAGCAGAGCGAGTGAGTTGCTGCCATTGTTGATGAGTCCGTAA
- a CDS encoding phosphatidylserine decarboxylase, which translates to MSKKSVSLILSCLVLLCFPYVSFGADYNIPDDCPCKESISELVESYEGDQVFKLLIDEAFQNMQPAPKGYRAGGNPWQGKSFADMVPFFIDWCSFLPEAKGSSDNGLLYIEQMDLFAYKNPFGRAAFQTHPGIMIFDNFAKERGDFLNSKGSTKYVAQWLADPRIEKEEYVLPDPKAVDGGFKSYNEFFSRKFKDINKVRPQTMPERDYVISAPTDAIVNTIPAKIIAESATIPTKGMQVLNIKKMLAGSKYWERFVGGTAMSCILMPNTYHHYHAPVGGKVVETRLIDGALLGMEDFPKFVPTTGNVGYYGASFGAFESYQRGYFIIDTGKYGLVGVVPVGLSTVGSVIFEDKFLKAKGPVAIKRGDELGHFLYGGSLVILIFEPGKYKSGAIKVRLGNQIGLFDTNSND; encoded by the coding sequence ATGAGCAAAAAAAGTGTGTCTTTGATTTTAAGCTGTCTGGTTCTTCTTTGTTTCCCATATGTTAGCTTCGGTGCAGACTACAACATTCCGGATGATTGCCCTTGCAAGGAGTCAATTTCAGAGTTGGTGGAATCTTATGAAGGGGATCAGGTTTTCAAACTGCTCATTGATGAAGCTTTTCAGAACATGCAGCCTGCCCCGAAAGGTTATCGCGCCGGGGGGAATCCGTGGCAGGGTAAATCGTTTGCGGATATGGTTCCTTTCTTTATTGATTGGTGCTCGTTTCTGCCTGAAGCCAAGGGGAGTTCGGATAACGGGCTTTTATATATCGAACAGATGGATCTCTTTGCTTACAAAAATCCGTTCGGAAGAGCCGCATTCCAGACTCATCCGGGTATTATGATTTTTGATAACTTCGCAAAGGAGCGCGGGGATTTTTTGAACAGTAAGGGGTCAACAAAATATGTGGCCCAGTGGCTGGCTGATCCTCGTATTGAAAAAGAAGAGTATGTTTTGCCTGACCCGAAGGCTGTTGATGGTGGATTCAAATCTTACAATGAATTTTTCTCACGGAAATTTAAGGATATAAATAAAGTACGCCCGCAGACAATGCCGGAGCGGGATTATGTGATCTCCGCGCCCACGGATGCCATTGTGAATACCATCCCGGCGAAGATTATTGCTGAGTCCGCCACAATCCCCACTAAGGGGATGCAGGTTTTGAATATCAAAAAAATGCTTGCCGGGTCGAAGTACTGGGAAAGGTTCGTGGGCGGAACTGCCATGTCGTGTATTTTGATGCCTAACACCTACCATCACTATCACGCGCCAGTGGGCGGGAAAGTTGTTGAGACTAGGCTCATTGATGGTGCTTTGCTGGGTATGGAAGATTTCCCGAAGTTCGTACCTACTACCGGAAATGTCGGATATTACGGAGCCAGTTTCGGTGCATTTGAAAGCTACCAGCGCGGTTACTTTATTATCGATACCGGCAAATACGGTTTGGTCGGGGTGGTGCCGGTGGGGCTGAGTACTGTTGGTTCAGTAATATTTGAGGATAAGTTTCTCAAGGCCAAAGGCCCTGTTGCAATTAAACGTGGCGATGAGCTTGGGCATTTCCTTTATGGCGGATCGCTGGTGATTCTGATTTTCGAGCCGGGTAAATACAAATCCGGGGCAATTAAGGTTCGTTTAGGGAACCAGATTGGGCTTTTTGATACCAACTCAAATGATTAG
- a CDS encoding AraC family transcriptional regulator yields the protein MFCLSYALSRVCNEYPFLQTVCLILQEEHISVESFLYDDKQDSTICRCLRSKKMIFQDMSSLDRLKEALDDGAVSEGINETFLDEVTLFRVSEHKPKVPLIYEQCFCIAVQGHKHCHLTDSTFTYGEDEFLVVPAIVPLDIEVVPEIDNSLLSITVSLDFEMIQELVESINQYDKQALGKVSASSGIYFEPLNDDIIEPTIRLLQALKSRKEANIFGRQIIREIYYHILMGENGHLLASAAFGESDYALIAKSLRFIHDNYNSGIDIDKLAADANMSVRSFYNHFKAVTALTPVQYLKRIRLEKARQFMVVQGEQASSAAHLVGYESPSQFSREFKRHFGFTPREAVRNS from the coding sequence ATGTTTTGTCTATCTTATGCCCTTAGCAGAGTTTGTAATGAATACCCATTTTTGCAAACTGTTTGCCTTATTTTGCAAGAAGAGCATATTTCAGTAGAATCATTTTTGTACGATGATAAGCAAGATAGCACAATATGTCGCTGCTTAAGGAGTAAAAAGATGATTTTTCAGGATATGAGTTCGTTGGATAGATTAAAAGAGGCCCTTGACGACGGAGCCGTGAGCGAAGGGATTAATGAAACATTTCTGGATGAAGTGACCCTGTTCCGGGTTTCAGAGCACAAGCCCAAGGTTCCGCTGATTTATGAGCAGTGCTTTTGCATTGCCGTGCAGGGCCATAAACATTGCCATCTGACTGATTCCACCTTCACATACGGTGAGGATGAATTCTTGGTGGTGCCCGCCATTGTGCCGCTCGATATTGAAGTAGTTCCCGAGATTGATAATTCACTACTCAGCATCACGGTTTCCCTTGATTTTGAGATGATTCAGGAGCTGGTGGAGTCCATAAATCAATATGATAAGCAAGCTCTCGGCAAAGTTTCCGCATCATCAGGAATCTATTTCGAACCCCTGAATGATGATATCATCGAACCGACAATCCGTTTGTTGCAGGCCTTGAAATCCCGCAAGGAAGCCAATATTTTTGGCAGGCAGATAATCCGTGAAATTTATTACCATATCCTCATGGGTGAGAATGGACACCTGCTGGCATCTGCAGCTTTTGGAGAATCTGATTACGCCCTGATAGCCAAGTCCCTGCGTTTTATCCATGACAACTACAATAGCGGGATCGATATTGATAAGCTGGCGGCTGATGCGAACATGTCGGTGCGTTCATTCTATAACCATTTCAAAGCCGTAACCGCGCTTACCCCGGTGCAGTATTTAAAGCGTATTCGGCTGGAAAAGGCCCGCCAGTTTATGGTGGTCCAAGGTGAGCAAGCCAGCTCGGCCGCGCATCTGGTGGGCTACGAAAGTCCCTCGCAGTTCAGCCGCGAATTCAAGCGTCATTTCGGATTTACGCCTCGGGAAGCGGTGCGGAATAGTTAG
- a CDS encoding DEAD/DEAH box helicase — MLIEISKDLTITDAPEELIDEIKEALTLMNPDYLNAIKYRGRVGKRIPKFIKMWSGDRKKRLHCPRGFGIELHQIAKAAGVEPTYEDKRLELDPVDFSFKGELRPYQQEALESFSNQTQGLLEAGTGAGKTVMALALIAQRKQPCLIIVHTKELLLQWIDRINQFLGVEAGQIGGGKFKIKPLTVATIQTARNRLDDLKKTFGHIIVDECHRTPASTFQKVVKNFDAKYLTGLSATPYRADGLDKMINMTLGPVVHRVNPDLLRNTGAILKPEIFTVETAFKFAGNASEEYPLMMTAIAEDYPRNKIIASCVKKELKQNPGTMLMVADRTAHLDALSDLLFDQGVEVAVLTGKTPTGEREEIISDLNAGKIKVLASTASLIGEGFDCSGLSTLFLCSPIKSKGRLVQIIGRILRPKDGKRPRLYDFVDLEVGVLKHSAGLRQKIYEEIA; from the coding sequence ATGCTGATCGAAATTTCAAAAGACCTGACCATTACTGACGCCCCCGAAGAACTCATAGATGAGATCAAGGAAGCCCTGACCTTGATGAACCCAGACTACCTCAACGCCATTAAATACCGGGGTCGAGTCGGGAAACGTATTCCCAAATTTATCAAGATGTGGTCCGGTGACCGCAAGAAAAGACTGCATTGCCCGCGCGGATTCGGCATTGAGCTTCATCAGATCGCCAAGGCCGCTGGCGTGGAACCGACATATGAAGATAAAAGACTGGAACTTGATCCCGTGGATTTTTCATTTAAGGGCGAACTTCGGCCGTACCAACAGGAAGCTCTGGAATCCTTTTCCAATCAGACACAAGGGCTACTGGAAGCGGGCACAGGGGCAGGTAAAACCGTCATGGCTCTGGCCCTGATTGCCCAGCGCAAGCAGCCCTGCCTGATCATCGTGCATACCAAAGAACTTCTGCTGCAATGGATTGATCGCATCAATCAGTTTCTGGGGGTTGAAGCCGGACAGATTGGTGGCGGCAAATTCAAGATCAAACCGCTGACAGTGGCGACCATTCAGACTGCCCGTAACCGTTTGGATGACCTGAAAAAAACATTCGGGCATATCATAGTTGATGAGTGCCATCGCACCCCGGCCAGTACTTTTCAGAAAGTAGTCAAAAATTTCGACGCAAAATACCTGACCGGACTATCCGCAACGCCTTACCGCGCGGACGGTCTGGATAAGATGATCAACATGACCCTCGGCCCTGTGGTTCACCGGGTAAATCCTGACCTGCTGCGCAATACCGGGGCGATTCTCAAACCGGAAATTTTCACCGTGGAAACTGCATTCAAATTTGCCGGCAATGCGTCTGAGGAATATCCGCTCATGATGACTGCCATTGCTGAGGATTATCCGCGCAACAAAATTATTGCTTCCTGTGTAAAAAAAGAACTTAAGCAGAATCCCGGAACCATGCTTATGGTAGCCGACCGCACAGCCCATCTCGACGCGCTCTCTGATCTTTTATTCGATCAAGGCGTGGAAGTGGCAGTGCTGACCGGAAAAACTCCCACAGGCGAACGTGAAGAAATCATATCAGACCTAAACGCTGGCAAAATCAAAGTGCTGGCAAGTACCGCATCGCTGATTGGTGAAGGATTCGATTGTTCAGGACTTTCTACTCTTTTCCTCTGCTCCCCCATCAAATCCAAAGGCAGACTAGTCCAGATCATCGGCAGAATTCTGCGCCCCAAAGATGGTAAACGCCCACGCCTATATGACTTTGTAGATCTTGAAGTAGGTGTCTTGAAGCACAGCGCGGGACTTAGGCAGAAAATTTATGAGGAAATTGCTTAA
- a CDS encoding ferredoxin:thioredoxin reductase has product MSQPTEKSEKLVSNYVEKYCERTGLNLHPMKDVSEAVTTGLAMHLDQLKRPLCPCRFYPDKQQAVADREWLCPCSDMKDYKYCHCMLFVNEEGMPVTEHLPEGHEGRETYGDIADPAPAKMHRKLPN; this is encoded by the coding sequence TTGTCTCAGCCTACTGAAAAAAGTGAAAAATTGGTCTCCAATTATGTGGAGAAATATTGCGAGCGTACCGGACTTAATCTCCATCCCATGAAGGATGTTTCGGAGGCCGTGACCACTGGTCTTGCCATGCATCTTGACCAGCTCAAGCGTCCTCTCTGTCCCTGCCGATTCTACCCGGACAAGCAGCAAGCGGTTGCGGATCGTGAATGGCTCTGTCCTTGTTCGGATATGAAGGACTATAAATACTGTCATTGTATGCTTTTTGTTAATGAGGAAGGCATGCCTGTAACCGAACATCTGCCCGAAGGGCATGAAGGCCGCGAGACCTATGGTGACATCGCTGACCCGGCTCCGGCAAAAATGCATCGCAAGCTGCCTAACTAG
- a CDS encoding nucleoside deaminase produces the protein MTNIITRGTPPAQPPQGQTWRSMMDIAMREAFKARQHDEVPIGAALFTTEGELIGIGNNTPLTKNDPTGHAEVNCIRNACEKLNNYRLPRGTILVVTLEPCIMCLGAIIHARVGGVVFGAADPKAGAVVSNLEGTELPFANHKFWTIGGVCEDECKEILQSFFLSKRK, from the coding sequence ATGACAAATATTATCACCAGAGGCACCCCGCCCGCTCAGCCGCCGCAAGGTCAGACTTGGCGCTCCATGATGGACATTGCTATGCGCGAAGCCTTCAAAGCCCGTCAGCACGATGAAGTGCCCATTGGCGCGGCACTTTTTACGACAGAAGGCGAACTCATCGGAATCGGGAATAACACCCCCCTGACTAAAAACGACCCCACCGGACATGCAGAAGTCAACTGCATTCGCAACGCCTGCGAAAAGCTGAATAATTATCGATTGCCACGAGGAACCATTCTGGTGGTCACGTTAGAGCCCTGCATCATGTGCCTTGGTGCAATTATCCACGCGCGGGTAGGTGGCGTGGTATTCGGTGCAGCAGATCCTAAAGCCGGGGCTGTAGTATCCAATCTGGAAGGAACAGAACTCCCCTTCGCCAACCACAAATTCTGGACTATCGGCGGGGTTTGTGAAGATGAGTGTAAGGAAATTTTACAGAGTTTTTTTCTAAGTAAAAGAAAATGA
- a CDS encoding 4Fe-4S dicluster domain-containing protein codes for MTLQEITRAIEKIGCLSITTLDNGSMYSRIVSICGGDDEGLYFLTMDVKPFYRQLKANPQVAMCGIYPTSRKEGKNKDGQPYFPPGYTLRITGEAREVFMDELREKAEAGNPIHQYVLEDHERYPAIRLFCVHKGKGEIFDFDFEMEHRDHKLLRTRFAFGGEEYNEAGVRIDPDKCIACVECREVCTFKAIVPGEVYRVDGSRCDECGSCMQVCPADAIDLSLTI; via the coding sequence ATGACTTTACAGGAAATAACTAGAGCAATTGAGAAAATAGGCTGCCTTTCGATTACTACTTTGGACAATGGCTCCATGTATAGTCGCATAGTAAGTATTTGTGGCGGAGATGATGAAGGACTTTATTTTTTGACCATGGATGTAAAGCCCTTTTACCGCCAGCTTAAAGCCAATCCGCAGGTTGCCATGTGCGGTATTTATCCCACCAGTCGCAAGGAAGGGAAGAACAAGGACGGTCAGCCGTATTTCCCTCCGGGGTACACCTTGAGAATTACTGGGGAAGCTCGTGAAGTCTTCATGGATGAACTACGGGAAAAGGCTGAAGCCGGAAATCCCATTCATCAGTATGTACTGGAAGATCATGAACGGTATCCTGCAATCCGTCTTTTCTGTGTCCATAAAGGCAAGGGTGAAATCTTCGATTTCGACTTTGAAATGGAGCACCGCGATCATAAGTTGCTGCGTACCCGTTTTGCTTTCGGTGGTGAGGAATACAATGAAGCCGGGGTGCGTATTGATCCTGATAAATGTATAGCCTGTGTTGAGTGTCGTGAGGTCTGTACCTTCAAGGCCATTGTTCCGGGTGAAGTTTATCGGGTTGACGGCTCTCGCTGTGATGAGTGTGGGAGCTGTATGCAGGTCTGTCCGGCTGACGCCATAGACCTTTCGTTGACCATTTAG
- a CDS encoding class I SAM-dependent methyltransferase, giving the protein MELTEAGIDWSEEWKRLYENSSIAMRRSSRPAYWNKCADRFSAMDNGALGRVRAIMEHIGLDSTRTVLDIGCGPGNLAVPLAKQSGSVTALDPAQSMLENLEQFALREGVNNITTIPKGWEQAVRDGDIVPHDLVLSSYSLIMEDMSEALAAMHETALDTVCIFWFAERECFGYDKFWPALFGEKYSAGPDHTILLNILNSMNIHPFVKIFPLQHVTRYSCLDDAVQCWEDSLYASGAKHREIIREKLLELLDTTTETPVMRREVQCAMTWWNKKKA; this is encoded by the coding sequence ATGGAACTGACCGAAGCTGGTATAGACTGGAGCGAAGAATGGAAGCGTCTTTATGAGAATTCATCCATAGCCATGCGCAGATCAAGCAGACCTGCATATTGGAACAAGTGTGCGGATCGTTTCAGTGCCATGGATAACGGAGCTTTGGGGAGAGTTCGGGCCATTATGGAACATATTGGTCTCGACAGTACGAGAACAGTTCTAGACATAGGCTGTGGGCCTGGAAACCTGGCCGTGCCACTGGCAAAGCAGTCCGGGAGTGTCACCGCCTTGGACCCGGCGCAGTCCATGCTTGAAAATCTTGAGCAATTCGCACTGCGCGAAGGGGTGAATAATATAACCACCATCCCGAAAGGGTGGGAACAGGCGGTGAGGGATGGAGATATTGTTCCCCACGATCTTGTGCTTTCTTCCTATTCACTGATCATGGAAGACATGAGCGAAGCTCTTGCCGCCATGCATGAAACGGCCTTGGATACAGTGTGTATTTTTTGGTTCGCAGAGCGGGAGTGTTTCGGCTACGACAAGTTTTGGCCCGCACTTTTCGGGGAAAAATATTCAGCCGGACCGGATCATACTATTCTTTTGAATATCCTGAATTCCATGAATATACATCCTTTCGTAAAAATCTTTCCGTTGCAGCATGTAACCCGCTATTCATGCTTGGATGATGCCGTGCAATGCTGGGAAGATTCCTTGTATGCATCAGGCGCAAAGCATCGGGAAATTATCCGCGAAAAACTATTGGAATTACTTGATACGACTACGGAAACTCCGGTCATGCGGAGAGAAGTGCAATGTGCCATGACCTGGTGGAACAAGAAAAAGGCATAG